The following proteins come from a genomic window of Ictalurus furcatus strain D&B chromosome 12, Billie_1.0, whole genome shotgun sequence:
- the marchf7 gene encoding E3 ubiquitin-protein ligase MARCH7 — translation MDSKPRRLPFTVSSSSSLSPSSFSSSALSAGRLYGRGSVLGSERFSRGAVGKLDSDYQSPRIPGSSRDYSLSESCNSRWKMSMPLSSSSSTPSSSSSTPWTESSYGGRSKPTNVESERGVGSYSTLLGSTQDDESKRAKLSYASRSAYTRTPSTSTPSNTYSNMGGISDSSWSKSSFSPLSRSSSSSWSSDDDLWARRDVEKRTDSGLSGLGEASYRPTPLTSSLYRPERVTSTCAQGARPKESLYSSSRRENSTSSSRRLSSDFVPSSQRQVSDYQPSPRLSRDSTRNSTYEPLSLSSWSLPYFTPLSTRSSSSTYPDPVPNPTSEGGDSDGRSTTRRLLSRLFSRRSSQESSSASGSNSASRSFDSGPEEAPPCEPPLAARERENSETELRSSWLNWNRCNPLFSRRRREGRDESARMDVHSSTHIPLGSPDDGSKSSTQEQEAEEEEEDEEDDEVSVGATAAPPTRASGLSSLLQEATRVPGRSPGITRVMTGPLFRMPQNVIIGMDAAVAGQNQAEAQGKEKPAPSRDPERLRKIQESLLLEDSDEDEGDLCRICQMGETSSLNPLIEPCRCTGSLQYVHQDCIKKWLRSKISSGSTLEAITTCELCKEKLHLNIENFDINELYRSHERSEYEFISCGLYLVVLLHLCEQRFSDVLGAVNEAGFFNLARTLHEHMDNLENSYAESDEDDGQNRPSIDFGDLEDEEEEF, via the exons ATGGATTCGAAGCCTCGCCGGCTGCCGTTCACGGTCTCAagctcctcttctctctctccatcgtCCTTCTCGTCCTCGGCTCTGAGTGCCGGCCGGCTCTATGGCAGAGGGAGCGTGCTGGGGAGCGAGCGCTTCAGCAGGGGCGCCGTGGGAAAGCTAGACTCGGACTACCAG AGCCCTCGTATCCCAGGATCCAGCAGGGATTATAGCTTGTCTGAGAGCTGCAACTCCAGATGGAAGATGTCCATgcccctctcttcctcttcctccacccCGTCCTCCTCTTCATCTACACCGTGGACGGAGTCCTCTTATGGAGGAAGAAGCAAACCTACAAAT GTTGAGTCAGAGAGAGGAGTAGGTTCGTACTCCACTCTTCTCGGCTCAACTCAAGACGATGAATCCAAAAGAGCCAAGCTGTCTTACGCAAGTAGATCGGCGTATACCAGAACCCCGTCTACATCTACACCCAGTAACACCTACTCAAACATGGGTGGCATTTCAG ATTCCTCGTGGTCTAAATCCAGCTTTAGCCCTCTGTCCCgatcctcttcatcctcttggTCATCAGACGACGATCTTTGGGCTCGCAGAGACGTGGAGAAGAGGACTGATTCTGGCCTGTCTGGTCTGGGAGAGGCCAGCTACAGGCCCACGCCATTGACCTCCTCACTGT ATCGCCCAGAGCGTGTGACATCCACCTGCGCTCAGGGAGCTCGACCCAAAGAGAGCCTGTACTCCTCATCTCGCAGGGAGAACAGCACCTCATCCAGCCGCCGTCTTTCCTCTGACTTTGTCCCGTCCTCGCAAAGGCAGGTCTCTGACTACCAGCCCAGTCCCCGTCTCTCCCGAGATTCAACGCGAAACTCCACCTATGAGCCATTGTCCCTCTCCTCCTGGAGCTTGCCCTATTTCACACCCCTATCCACACGCAGCTCTAGCTCGACTTATCCTGATCCGGTGCCAAACCCCACCTCTGAGGGCGGTGACTCTGATGGCAGAAGCACGACCCGTCGGCTGTTGTCCCGCCTCTTTTCTAGGCGCTCCAGCCAGGAATCGAGCTCCGCCTCTGGTTCCAATTCAGCCTCGAGATCTTTTGACTCTGGGCCTGAGGAGGCACCCCCATGCGAGCCCCCACTTGCAGCCAGAGAACGGGAAAACTCTGAGACGGAGCTGAGGAGCTCCTGGCTCAACTGGAACCGCTGCAACCCGCTGTTCTCCCGCCGAAGGAGAGAGGGACGAGACGAGAGCGCCCGCATGGACGTGCACTCGTCCACGCACATCCCTCTCGGCAGCCCTGACGATGGGAGTAAATCTTCCACTCAGGAACAGGaagcagaggaggaggaggaggatgaggaagatgatgaaGTGTCTGTGGGAGCAACAGCCGCTCCTCCAACCAGAGCCTCGGGACTCTCCTCCCTCTTGCAGGAAGCTACACGTGTCCCCGGGCGGAGCCCTGGCATCACCCGGGTGATGACTGGTCCTCTGTTCCGCATGCCCCAGAACGTGATTATAGGAATGGATGCAGCGGTGGCTGGACAGAATCAGGCTGAGGCGCAAGGGAAAGAGAAACCTGCCCCTTCTAGAGATCCGGAGAGACTTCGGAAGATTCAGGAGAG CCTGCTGCTGGAGGACTCGGATGAAGACGAAGGGGATCTCTGCAGGATCTGTCAGATGGGAGAGACCTCCAGCTTGAACCCGCTCATCGAGCCGTGCAGGTGTACAGGCAGCCTGCAATACGTTCACCAGGACTGCATCAAGAAGTGGCTCCGCTCCAAAATCAGCTCTG GCTCAACCCTGGAAGCCATCACTACCTGTGAGCTGTGCAAAGAGAAGCTGCACCTGAACATTGAGAACTTTGACATTAATGAACTCTACAGGTCTcatgagagg tcAGAGTACGAGTTCATCAGCTGTGGCCTGTACCTAGTGGTTCTGCTGCATCTGTGTGAGCAGAGGTTCTCCGACGTGCTGGGTGCCGTCAACGAAGCCGGG TTTTTCAACTTGGCGAGAACTCTTCACGAACACATGGACAATCTTGAAA